In Amyelois transitella isolate CPQ chromosome 27, ilAmyTran1.1, whole genome shotgun sequence, a single genomic region encodes these proteins:
- the LOC106138245 gene encoding ommochrome-binding protein — MKLIIILSILVISQAAVIKEDGNENNCGGVEINGVHHREEVLKENMDRPYLLTVDRSKDVLYFSYNVVENSDNFISARLNLKTEEFKTIDDVPNGFAQTVDEATNDVYIGGSDGLYKYDYSTHKSEAIGEKGSDIWNVFFKDVLYFSVFPSQFLYTLSYGEVSRFKDLQDTKVDHFVIDSNDVMYFTNATGFYGQRKGTSTATVYKEQERTDNGIRGIAIDTRGKVHICLQTGIFVLNTDTNSLDSVLQIDDAFGLAFDSSNNIIYSDATRLVRLIPENSC, encoded by the coding sequence ATGAAactcattataattttatcaattctGGTAATCAGTCAAGCTGCTGTTATAAAAGAAGAcggaaatgaaaataattgtgGCGGAGTCGAAATAAATGGCGTGCATCATAGGGAAGAAGTTCTGAAGGAGAACATGGATAGACCTTATCTGTTAACCGTGGATCGTAGCAAAGACGTTCTATATTTTAGTTACAATGTCGTCGAAAACTCAGACAACTTTATATCTGCGAGGTTAAATCTCAAAACTGaagaatttaaaacaatagatGATGTACCTAACGGCTTTGCACAAACTGTTGATGAAGCAACTAACGACGTCTACATCGGTGGCAGCGACGGACTTTACAAATACGATTACAGCACACACAAATCAGAGGCAATCGGAGAAAAAGGCAGTGATATTTGGAATGTGTTTTTCAAAGACGTCTTGTACTTTTCAGTGTTTCCATCACAGTTTCTGTATACGCTATCCTACGGTGAGGTGTCTAGGTTTAAAGATTTGCAAGATACTAAAGTGGACCACTTCGTTATAGACTCCAATGATGTCATGTATTTCACTAACGCTACAGGCTTTTACGGACAGAGAAAAGGTACGTCAACAGCAACTGTTTATAAAGAACAAGAAAGAACAGATAATGGTATAAGAGGAATTGCTATTGATACACGAGGGAAAGTACATATTTGTTTGCAAActggtatttttgttttgaatacaGATACTAATTCCTTGGATAGTGTTTTGCAAATTGATGATGCATTTGGTCTAGCGTTTGACAGtagtaataacataatatattctGATGCCACAAGATTAGTGAGACTGATTCCGGAAAATTCTTGTTAA